aattcgGTTAGAAATTAGTAAACTAAGATACGTTTATggataacatatatatatatatatatatatatatatatatatgatgaaCTTGGGAGTTTGGAAAAATTAGCTTCTTTTTCGTAAATGGGTgtctttaataaaatattaaaactatttataaaatatagcaaaattcgGTTAGAAATTAGTAAACTAAGATACATTTATGGAtaacatatttatatatataaatatatttctaattttaaGATACATGTAATTATTTAAATACATGAGTGGTATGTTTATACATGTACTTCATTTATTTTGTATCTTTTAGGAAGTGACTCTTAAATATTATACAAATAGTTCATTTCCttcttttgtaaaaaaaaaaaaaatcaactcaAAGAAAGGACATTGAAGTTTATAAATAAAGTAAGTTTCAAGAAAGAACAATATTCATTCTCTTGTGtgttttttagttttgtaaAAGAATAACAAGtctattctcttaaaagttTATGAGATTCAGAGTAGATTTAGATTTGACTAGTCAACACTTCCAACAAATTCATCAAACTCGTTTGTAGATcataatttaaataaacaattttCCATCTACTAAATATATCTGGAGATCATGATGGATTTGTAAttaagtatttttgttattattattattatttttgattgatttgttAGGTTATAATTGAAAGAGAACATGTTGTGGCTTAAAATGATTGATTTGTCTGATTAAACCTACTCAAACTAATGACACTCAACCAACTtaatcaattataattaatgataatattttGTTTAGACAAAAAGCCACTATTTTTGGTTTGTGTGTTTCCTATTTAGTAGCTGAGGGGTTATTCGAACTAACCTACTGATGATGGAATGTGTTATCTCCTGTGTGTGTCTAATGAATACATATGTTTGTTTTTGtgtatatatttaattagttcCGTTTTAAAATGTAGCAAAAGTTTGTGATCATCATTTCAACACATAGTATAGTTAGATGCATAAAAAATATATCTTAAAGATTTTAGGATAAGAGACTTAAGAGTTATGACGAGGACGTTAAGGATGTGTGTCAATCTAACTCAGATATTATTTGGTGCATGCGGTTGTTCTTGATCTTTATTATTTGTCGGACAAATAAAAGCTCATATCGTGAAGgcatattttaattaaatccAAACAACTTCTacttatgaaaatttagttcAATTGAGATTTTCATTCAAGGAGGTCAATTTAAGCATAGTTAGGTGGACGAGAGGAAGATTTGATGATTAACTAATTCCTACTCTGCAATGGTTGAATTTAAAGGTTTAAGagtgataaaataaaataaaattaaaattgataaaattaacCCCATCAATATATACAATGTGTTAGAGGATAGAGTAGTTTAAAATTGAGGAGAATAATTCATAATTATTACACATAGCAAAAGTGTCTCTAGGGTTACAGAGTTACATATAACACATTTTTATAAaccttaaaaattaaaattgtaaataatataaatatatcaaatacAAATTTAGTTGTTTTATGTATTGGATATATCAGATCGAAAAAAATTCCAACATTTCAAATCGAAAAaaaggcttttttttttttctatagttTTTTCTCTATAGTCTTTTACTAGGTGCTCTCATTTCCCCTCCAACAAAGGGGGCACCATGATCCTCAAAATTTCTTTTGATGTTGTGAATTATATCTCTCATTTTTTTTACTACTTtcattctcaattttttttgctTCGTTATATTTATGCATTCTATCCATGGTTTAAAAATTTAAGTCAAATGTTAGAAACTAAAAATGGTAAGTTAATAATTAACCACAAACCATTAGTTTTTTTCGAAATCTTATTTCGATTCccttaatttccttttttttttttcagaaatataaattattacaaataattatattatatatctttaacaaactattttaattattaagtTTACTTTGCTATCATGAGTGTTCTGTCTCATCGATTGAATTCCAATACAAACCCACTGTATAACCCACTAATTGACATTTAAAAGCAAATCCAAGcagaggatttttttttttttttatttgaggtaaaaaaaaaaagttcaatatAATCCCTCACttagatatttaaaaaaaaaaaccaaatacgTTAGCcaaatattgtgtttataatagaaattaaaattcTTGAAGATAAAGTAATAATTTAATAAACTCATATCTTTGGATCAAGTACAATATAttggaggaaaaaaaattaaagatggATAGATACAGGATTAAAGTTATAATTCGTCTTAAAATTGGAACAAACCCTTTGTAAAAGGACATGAGTCAACGTTAATTAAAATTAGTATACCTAATATACTctattcctttttttcttttttacaaagaaaagaaaatcgaACTTCCTGCTCGTTCACTCCAGCCAAATTTTCCAAACACAACTTATTTTCAAGAAACCTTccaaaagtaaaaaagaaacaaattgacaAATTGCATAGCAATTTTGAACAGTGAATAGACCACCCAACTAGACATCATATCGAccacaacaacaaaaaaagaagACCCAAAATCACATAAATatcaatatattatatatataaacacacaGACACACTTCGCACTCATAAAGATCAtatcatcatatatatatatatatatatatatatatatatatatatatgtataaaaaaaaaattaaccaaccaaaattagGGTTTCAAACTTTCTTTTGTGTTCTTGGTGTAGTAAAGTTGAAGATCAGATCCACCCCCTCAAAGCGAAATATCATGAGTAGAGGTGGAAGCTATGGTGGTGGAAGAAGTTCCTTAGGTTATCTTTTTGGTAAGGATGATCAACCTAGAAAGCCTCAAGTCTCCAAAGTTGTTCTTCCTCCTCCTTATGGTATTGATCTCAACCCTGATGATGATCATCATAACAATCCTTCTCCCTCTCCAAAACAACTTGTTTCCAAGAATAATTATCCTCGAGCTCACGGCCAAAACTCCGGCAACTTCATAACGGTAACTATATTTTTCGACCTGGATATGGTTTTCAAATGAATTATGTTGTTAATCACTCCTAATCTTTTTGCGTATAAAATTTCGggtttaattaaaattatttccTAAACTTTGATTCAGGATCGTCCATCAACCAAGGTGAAATCTGCCCCGGGAGGTGATTCGTCGTTAGGGTATCTGTTTGGAGATAAGTGAAATATATGAATGAGTATGTCTTTTGATTTACTCTCTCTCTAGCTGACTATATATGAAAGAAAATTCTAAAGGGGTTATGGTTTAGTATGAGtggttttttttctaaataaatgtGTGCTATTATTATGTTTAGTATTTGAAAGAAAACATATCAACatatatgtgtgtatgtgtatatatatagtttgGTGTAGCTTGTACTTGTGTTTATATAGTGATCTATTTGTTAAACAAATTAAATCTGATGATTCAGATATCTATGTATTGAAAAATAGCATCATGATGATTGTAGTTTTATTATGTGTCAATTTGTCAAAAAATGTGAGGACCATATACACATGAAATTGCTCTTTGTTATTTAATTTGGGTGTTCTAATTCATTGTGGTTGTGGTTGCTTTAAAAGGGGAGTAGTTGGATGGTATtagttatatataaatatatatatatatatatatatatatatatatatacacacactttACTTTGTTTAATAATGCAATGTGTAAAGCAAGCTTAATTTAGACATTTAGCCTTGCAGTTGTTATATATCTATGATGCTGCAAAGTCCTATCATAATAATAAGATAGGGTAAGGGTATTATGGCTTCCCTCTCTAGCCTTTAGTCTCTTATGGCAGCTTCCCTCTAGCCTTGACAGTACTTCTTGCATTATGAGCTTTTCCCAGTTTTCCTCTGTACAATTCTTTTGTGGGTAATCAATTGCTTCCGGTCTCAGTACGACGAGGAGGGTACCAAAACAATATACACTAACTTAGTTGAAATATTTCAAGTGTAACCATATAGTATCTTTATAGCTAAGGGAATTGTATTTAAAAGGAAGCATGAAAAGAGTATATTTATATTCAATCTTTTGGctagtttttctctttttaatcatttttaaaaagatttgtATTCATATACAGATAATAATGAAGAATAATATTCTCCTTGGTCATCTGCACTACTAATTGTTACCCTCTATATATCAAACAACATACCCTTGTTTAATTTTGCTATTTCTACATATATGGGTTGATGAGTTATCTATGAGAAAAAAAGGGTTTGTTTGGTTTCTTGTTTCTAACGTATATGAATTTCCATTGGTGTGGATTTGGGGTTGATATTGGTGTTAGATTGTGTCAATTATCTTAGTTGAGATGATCGGGTAGTGCACCTTCGGATCCCAATCCTTCACTTGTGACTTATTAAAAATAGTATGTATAAAAGTTTGTATTTAGTAGTTTTAGGTTGAATTTTTCAATTCGTTTATAGCATGCATGGATTTAAAATTGGAGTAAAAGGATATCATCATAATGATGCACTTCAAAATCTTGATAATGTGTGTTTAGTTTAtattgatcatttagatttatattAATATGTGCTTGGAGGTTGAATTTTAATTAGATATGCTTTGAGATTAAGTAAACGTGTCCATGGCTTAGCTGTGCAAATGATATAAACATGAAGAAAGTGTTACACATATACAGTCTATTTTGCAGTAAGAAATTAGActatatatgaaattttgttagtATAATAAAGTAGAAGATTGAAACTATACATAGCGTTGGCACATGTTAGTTTATACCCATTCAGCTGGTTCATTTTTGCAAAACTTGCTTATGTCATTTGTTTAGAAGCAAtagaatttcaaaattaaagcaATGATTATCTGTcttgtttatatatatgtatggcTACGAGGCGAGGCTAGATATAGTAGATTTAATAAAAAGACTACTTTGTAAACGATCCTCAAATTTAGTAAATCTTAAACTAAATCTGCTATTTTTCCTGGATAAGAAGAATCTAGTTTAAGATTTACTAAATTTAGTTTAAGATTTACTAAATTTGAAGATCGTTTGCAAAGTAGTCTTTTTATTAAATCTACTATATCTAGCCTCGTTTCGTAGCCATATGAAGAATCTATGATTTATCTTATAACCGAGAAGATTTGGGCTTAATATAATTAGAAaaaggtaattataataggtagcaatttttagaataattattaagtatgtaacaatatttttaaaagattgcaaatatagcaaagtccagtgatagacttctatcgttgataaacTCTTATGATTTATTAGTAATAAACCAACATTTGTTACAttgtctatcagtgataaacttctatcattaatagattttgctatatttataatttttttaaaatattgctatatatttaattattttgaatataattgctatatttgcgaGTATCTCGGGACATGCAAGCTCTTTTACTATTATTTTATGCTTTTTCAAGTTGCTATGTACAACCGTAGTTATCTAATATGGATTAGAAAAACTTATGTACTCTTTTTTTAGGGGAATGGGCCCAAATAAGCCCAAGGGCCCAACTAGAGCAGGGACAAAACAAACCTTTTGTATGGGCCAACGTTGAGCTTATTTCCTCCATGTGCGTGCAAATTGGACACTTCACTTCAGTATGTGTGTATTGTAAACTTAGACATAAACGCGTCGTGGGAATTATCATATTAATACAagggtaattagaatggatagcaatttttagaataattattagctatgtaacattatttttaaaaaattgtaaatatataaaatctatcggtgatagacttctatcgttgataaacTCCTAtgatttatcagtgatagactaatatttgctacatggtctatcggtgataaaCTTATATcatattttgacaaattttgttatatttgtaatttttttaaaatgttgctatatacttaattgttttaaatataattgataCATTTACAAGTATTCCTTAGTATAATAATTCGtttatctaaaaataaaaaaagtgtaTAACATACATAATTAACAATTGTTGTCTCTTAGTATATTACAAATCATGCTGACTCTTTAATTATCTGTTCATTctaaaatggaagaagaaaaacgattCAAAGTTCTTTTCAAATCGTAATAGTCCAAACAAATCATTAATTGCTTTGTTCTTTATAATTATTTGAGGAGTTTGCACGATTtaatacaattttatttttgtcgTATTAAACTATTAGGGTTTAGTTTTTTCATTTGTTGAcattgatttaatttaattagttcTGAATTGTATAAAACCAAAATcgatttaatttgattttgagaAAATACTCTGGACTATCGATCAAAATTTTGTTGATATAAAAATGGTTATAACCTTTTAAacttttttagttttcatttacattttaaaatttttaattgatttttcaactcattaattataattagaaatattttgtaaatgcaAGTGCCTAAAACTTTGgtatgttttgaaaatttagagACCAAATAGACATGAACTTCAAACTTAAGGGCATTTGACATGCAGGTTCTAAATCAAATGTTTAAggtatttaaaattttgggttTCTGCCTGTGTTTAGAATGGTGGTTTTGAATTATTGGGTTTAGCTGATGATCAAGATGATCAATAATCGAAGGTCAAGATGATTCGAAGCCAACAATCAATCAGTCAATCACGAATGGTTATCAATGGTTGATCTTGAAGTCGATCAACGTTTGTTGTCAACAGTCATCAATGATCGTTAATAAAAGGTTGAAGTGACttctttttctaaaacaaattaCATTCGACTACttgaattttatttcaaatgCTCAAACATGAGTTTGGCTTCAAATATCAGATCCTCTAATTCCAAATCTATGAGTGAAACGATCAAAGGAGCGGAAAGTACGTTTTGATCTTTTGTTGTAAATGAGATTAGGTAGAGTCCAATCCAACCACATCCCAATTTCCAAGTTTTTGTCAAGAATCGCCAAACGCCAACAAGGAAGAATGGCCTCTTTTGAATTTGGCAACCAAGGAAAGCAATTACGACTCACCTTTAATCACATTTACTCTCTTAAAAACTCCATAACTCATCACCAACAATaccatatatatacatataaatataCATCTTTTTATTCTAATCATTACTCTTCACATCCTTCCACCTTCCAatcaatttataatttttttttaaaaaaaaaagacagattaattatctttaagataaaatataatttaagttAGGACGAAATGTCTAGTATTTATGATGTAATATATGTAATTCATTTTTGAGTTAAACTTATCctacaataaaattaaaaatttcaaaaaactacattattaaagaatatatataGTCATGTATTTTTAATAATCTTAAATTTAACCCTAACTTTTATCTAAAtctttaataaattattattattttaatggaAAAGAGTACAACATGTGAATGCATTTTTCAAACTTAATTTAGAATTTATGAAAGGTAGAACACTAAAATTAAGACATTTTAAAACTATAGAAtaaaaaattgaacaaattataaattaaagaattaaaatGTTATTTGGACATAAATATCCcttctattattttttatagACATTTCTAAACTAcacttaaaataaaattatttagaatTCGAGATTTTGAATGATGTGTAATATAAATTTTCATTTCGAACGAGTGTCATGCCATTCCGAATATCTTAAAATATAGAACCAAAATATTTGTAGTATGGTGATAGAATTTcgtattttattatattttacttttaataATTGTGTCATTTGTCcgcatttttcttttaatttttacatatttttatgtgtattaataattattaaaaaagaaagaaaaaaagacaccCATGAATTTCATTCAAACACCCCGTGTAGCTCTTAGCAGGAAGAAAGACTAAAGTTTGCAATTTGTCAAATCCCACGTCCACATTACACAACAAACCTCTGATTTACGAAACCCAAATTCATTTCTCCAAATCTAAATTACCAATTATGAAAAACTCCGACAACCTCCTCTGGTCTCCGGCCACCACCGCCGCCGCCCCTCAGTTCCGGTCTCTACCAAAGCTCTTAATCTTCCTTACCCTTTTCCTCTCCGTCACTTACATCGTCTACACTCTCAAAATCCTCTCCTCCGACGACCCCTGCCCCGACGCCGACCAACCCATCACACTCAGCACACAAAATCTCCccatttcttcttcaatttcatcTCCCATCAGAAATCAAACAATCCCCAATTTCCCTCAAAAACCCCACATCCAAACCGAAATCCAAGACATCGTGTTCGGAATCGCCGCATCGGCCAATCTCTGGGAGACGAGAAAAGAGTACATCAAGCTCTGGTTCGACCCCAGAAAAATGAGAGCCGTAGTGTGGATGGACGAGCCGGTGGCGACTAAAACAGAGGATTCCAAACTGTTGCCGCCAGTGGTGGTGTCAGGGGACGCGGGGAGGTTCGCTTACAGGAATAAACAGGGGCGACGGTCGGCGATAAGGATATCGAGGATAGTGGGGGAAACGGTGCGTTTAGGGGCAGAGAATGTGAGGTGGGTAGTGATGGGGGATGATGATACGGTGTTTGTAGCTGAGAATTTGGTGAGAGTGTTGAGGAAATACGATCATAATGGGTTTTATTACATCGGAAGCTCGTCGGAAAGTCATTTGCAGAACATTCATTTGTCGTATGGAATGGCGTATGGAGGAGGAGGGTTTGCGATTAGTTATCCGTTGGCGAAGGCGATTGAGAAAATGCAAGACGGGTGTTTGGAGAGATATCCGGGGCTTTATGGGTCCGATGATCGGATTCAGGCTTGTATGGCGGAACTCGGCGTTCCACTCACTAAGGAACTCGGCTTTCACCAGGTGCATTCCTTTTTTTCTGCTCTGTTTTTAAGTTCTTCATTCTCTACTTTTTCAGAAAGAACAAGGCAAGGAATtgtttggtttttctttttacacAAATAACActcttttttattaattaaaaattttatcttctttaaaataaattttaaaaagaaaaaactttaaaaGTTATCCATTTCGttatttattcttttaacttttaaaaattaagcatataaactttcatgttttttcgacaaaatatttacattttataagAAATCAACAGTAataaattcttttttctataCTTTATacccatttttttaaaacttaagttaaattaaagaaaaagttaaaaattagtCTTTAGTGTTCTTAGGTTGACTAAAAATTCAAATCCTATACCTCAAAAAATGCATAAGAAATGGATATATAACGTATGAATGATTGAAAAGAGGTTGAAGTTGGAGCGATGGTGGCAGCTGTATGCATTGCTAAAGAATCAGTGAGTTTGGTAATTCCAAGcctttgttttatttggaaatgtTTGAATTTTGAGGTGTTGAGTTCCCCAACGTTTTCTCCATAATTTGACCTTCCTTCTATTACCTCCAATATCTCTGTCCCACGTAATCATTCAATGTCATCCTTTTTCCttctaataatattaatacGGTAAAAAGATGGAATCCTAAACCATAATATTGACAATACAAATTTATGTATCTGTGTCACCTCTTTTGTCCTACCTTACGTAGTCTTTTTCTTACTTTGCTTTCATTAGAATTATACACTAAAACTAACACTCCCTGTCTTTTCTCGAGAATCAGTACGATGTTTACGGCAACCTGTTCGGGCTACTTGCTGCACACCCAGTGACACCATTAGTATCACTTCACCATCTTGACATCGTCGAGCCCATCTTCCCGGACACCACAAGACTCGAAGCTCTCCGTCGACTCTTAGTTCCAATGTGGCTAGACTCGGCAGCCTTAATGCAGCAATCCATCTGCTACGACAAAGCCAGGGGGTGGACCATCTCCCTCTCTTGGGGCTTCACAGTCCAAATCTTCCGTGGCGTTTTTTTGCCCCGGGAGATGGAAATGCCGTCGAGAACATTCCTCAATTGGTACCGAAAAGCCGATTACACCGCTTATGCATTCAATACTCGGCCTGTTACCCGAAATCCTTGCCAGAAGCCCTTCATATTCTACTTTTCAAATGGCACTCTCAACTCCTCGTCAGGCCTTATTGTAACGGAGTATTTGAAAGACCGTTCACCACATCCCTTTTGCAAATGGAAGATGGCTGATCCTGCTCTCCTTCAAATGGTCATGGTGTTTAAGAAACCCAACCCCAGCCTTTGGGATTCTGTGAGTATTTCCACCCCTTTCTTTTATCGATTTAAAATCACTGAAACGTGTATTCAATCGTTCAAAATCAACTTTCTTTTCCTGACATGATGTCGTATTTGTggtcgttgttgttgttgttctcaGGCTCCGAGAAGGAATTGTTGTAGAGTAATGGGAATGGAGAAGGAAGGAGTGTTGAGTATTGATGTGGGTACCTGCAGGGAAGGAGAGATcagtatttaattaattctatcttcttcttattattattgtaaagAGAGTCTCTCTTTCGACTTTTGCTTCTGTTCTTAAAGGTCAATTCAATTTCTTTGGTTTAGACTCTATTTGataaagattttatttttgtaagtATACAATAGTTTTGTGACTTttaccaaaatttcaaaactaaaataagttttctttttcatgttttaacctgaattttaaatttatttatgagCTTATCAATTTTTAgaagtaataataaataaataataattaaaaaaaaaaaaaaaaaagatacttGCAAATATACAATCAATTTAGacaaaatttagatttagtttttaaattccATAGTgttaaatttttctatatttatatttatttacaaaTGTTAGTCTTCATTTATTCTTTTGTAATACGACCAAAGTCTCACGGTTATATAAGGGGATGATGTTGGATATACGAGGGACGACACAATTATCTGCATTGGtatgaagttttttttatgGTATCAAAAGCAAAGGCACAATGGTGTATATTCAAAGTGGACAGGATTGTACCTTTGTGGTGTTTATTGTGTTTAACacctttaaatattttagaaaaatggtCGAAAATCAATTTTATACAGACATTTAGTcttcattaattattttaaagcatttttattttatgattGCGTTCCTTTATTTATGTATATACATAGTTCAAGAGTATGCAAAAGAAATGATGATTGCTTGACtaaattaactaaaattaattGTTGAATGCATTTATGAATTTTGACAATTCATTTTAGGATTACATGCCCGTAGATTATTTCTACATAGTTAAGGAGAGGGTAGGAACAAAATGTTTGAATATGTTACTGTTATGTGGGTGTTAGTGGGGCACGTGTTCCCCTCACATTatcgatttttgtattttaatattaattttgaagtttcaaattacaatatatactgaataatactttattttaaacaaaatatggTTGTAATGTAGTGGTTATGTCTTCACCTTTACAACAAAAAAATACGGATTCAAATCTAGATTAAGGAGTTGCCAATTAGTTATAACTATCTTTTAAGACTCTTCCACAAAAGGAGAGTTACAAGAGTGATTGGAATAAAGGGAGTCATTTCACCTAGGTCACACTACTTTTCCTGTAttacaaaattttgttttgatactacacatttggttgtacgtttttcttcttctttctttaaaaCTCTTGCACTCTGATCTTTTTTCTTCGAACTGCCATAGACAAAGTTTCCGAGCTTTTCTTTCTTGTTTGTTCAAAATATTGCTTCCCTGCATTTTGCATGCAATTGAGACAAAAGGCTAAACACGTGTACTTAAAAGTTGTCTCACGAGACTTCAACACGTATGTATAGTAAACTAAACATTCGTTGTCTCTAAAACGTACCTAAAATATGTGTTATTTGCCTGTATAGTTTTTGTGTaattatatgaaaattaatGTAAGTGGTTTTGTGGAACTTATCAAAAGGTTGACAATCAAAGTTAAGAAGAGCTAAAAAGAATACTTGAAAAGGACAAAAACAAGCCAAACATCgggaggaagaaaaaaaaaaacaaactgcCCAAAAACAAGGCTACATCACAATGCTACAGTCGGAGCAAGTTACAGAAGCGTTGATTTGGAGGAAGAAGCAGTGTCGCACATCGCAGTAGGACCACAGGCAAAGGGCATCATAGTATTGCAATATATGAAGGACGGTCGCAATCAAGATGGCACCACAGCATCGTTGTTATTATGGAAAAATATCCATTTTGGAAAATCTTTTCCCTATTACATTGATTGGTCCCCAATTTGTACTAAATTAACTGTTCGATTAGAAAAACTGTAGGTTTATTTGGATCCCTAATATTGAATAGTTACTGATTTATCATGTATATAGTTAGGTTAAGAAGGTTGATTGTAGTTATTCTTAATGTCATTCTTCTAAATAATAGTTTCTAGACTTTAAGTATAACATTAGCCCAACATTTCATATAAATACTTTCATCACTTAAACGTAGTTTAACACCATTTCTATTTCTTGAATTTCAAAActcgtttttatttcttgaatttcaaaactcgttttttcttaattttctctAATCGAAAATTAGATCATTCCTTCAGTTTTCATCCTCAGATAAAATCAGCAcgattttaaaatagttaacTTTAATTAGATATTTAATCTCATAAAATGATACATGGTCTCTCgaccattttattatattataactTTTCTACGTCCACTTGCACTTAAGTGAAGTTTGCAACTTCGTAGGTCTCATGGATCAAATAGGTGGATGGACAACGAGAGAAACAAAAGAAGGGGGAGAAGGAGGCTTGGGAAAAGGGGGAAAAAAGAGGAAGGggggaaaagaagaaacatgaaGGCAGCAAGAGGTGGCCACAATGGCAAGGCAAAGGACGATGGGAGTAggagaaagaagagagaaaggaGGGGAAGggtaaaaataaatttttgttcattaataattaaaaattagttttatgttagttttttttttttgtagtgcACGTGTGTGTGTCTGAGTTTCAAAACATAAACTTTTTTGGTTGAAGACAATCTATTGAGTCGTGCCCGTGCTCAAGTCGACCTCGACCTTTTAATTATCGGTAAAATTCCCTCGGAACCTCTTCAAAATGATTACAAAAGTCTCCAAATACAAAACCAAGAGATTGAGTTCCACACACACGATGTCAAAACAAACAAGTCTACCGATAACTCTCtttgccc
This region of Cucumis melo cultivar AY chromosome 7, USDA_Cmelo_AY_1.0, whole genome shotgun sequence genomic DNA includes:
- the LOC103493166 gene encoding protein SPIRAL1-like 5 gives rise to the protein MYKKKINQPKLGFQTFFCVLGVVKLKIRSTPSKRNIMSRGGSYGGGRSSLGYLFGKDDQPRKPQVSKVVLPPPYGIDLNPDDDHHNNPSPSPKQLVSKNNYPRAHGQNSGNFITDRPSTKVKSAPGGDSSLGYLFGDK
- the LOC103493168 gene encoding uncharacterized protein LOC103493168, whose amino-acid sequence is MKNSDNLLWSPATTAAAPQFRSLPKLLIFLTLFLSVTYIVYTLKILSSDDPCPDADQPITLSTQNLPISSSISSPIRNQTIPNFPQKPHIQTEIQDIVFGIAASANLWETRKEYIKLWFDPRKMRAVVWMDEPVATKTEDSKLLPPVVVSGDAGRFAYRNKQGRRSAIRISRIVGETVRLGAENVRWVVMGDDDTVFVAENLVRVLRKYDHNGFYYIGSSSESHLQNIHLSYGMAYGGGGFAISYPLAKAIEKMQDGCLERYPGLYGSDDRIQACMAELGVPLTKELGFHQYDVYGNLFGLLAAHPVTPLVSLHHLDIVEPIFPDTTRLEALRRLLVPMWLDSAALMQQSICYDKARGWTISLSWGFTVQIFRGVFLPREMEMPSRTFLNWYRKADYTAYAFNTRPVTRNPCQKPFIFYFSNGTLNSSSGLIVTEYLKDRSPHPFCKWKMADPALLQMVMVFKKPNPSLWDSAPRRNCCRVMGMEKEGVLSIDVGTCREGEISI